The Mesomycoplasma hyopneumoniae J genome contains the following window.
TTTTCAGTTTTTAATTTTCTTAATTTTATACGATTTGTGATAAAACTATAAGCAAAAAAACCGATAATTAAAGTTACAAGTAAAACAACTACAACAATTAAATTAGTATCAACCATAACATTTTCTTATATTTTTTTAAAAATATATTATTTATTTGTTAAAATTTTGGTATTTCTCTTTCTGAATCGGTAAACTTTTTTAGCATTTTCATCAACTTTTATAAAGCGACAATTTGGGAAACTAGAACAGCCAATAAAACGCTGATTTGTTTTCCGATTATAACGATAAACCAAATCAGCATCACATTCTGTGCATTTTTCTCCAGTAGTTCTGGCTTCCATTATTACCTTTTCAACTTCAACCGCCTTTTCTATAGTATTTTCAATTTTTGATCACATTGAATCAAGATATTTTTTATAATCTTGTTTCCCTTGAGCGATTAAATCAAGTTCTTCTTCAACTTGAGCTGTAAATTTTGCATCAATAATTTCTGGCGAAATTATTTTTAAATTTTCATAGACAATTTTGCCAAAATCACTTAAAACAAGCGATTTTGATTCAGAATCAACATATAAATGATCCTTTAATTTTTTTACTGAAATTGCAAAAGTTGAGGGGCGACCCACTTTTTCATCATCTAATTTTTCAATTAAAGTTCCATCACGAAAATGGGCTGGCGGTTTCGTTTGATGTAATGAAGATTTTATCGAATTATCAAAATTTTTATCGACCTGAAATTTTTTGCTAATTAAACTTTCTATATCAGAAAATTCAGGTTTAAATTTTAAACTTGGTTTTTCAGTGGCTTTATAATATCCATCAAAAGTAAACTCTGAATAACTATAAGAAAAAATATGATCTTTTATAGGTGTTTTGAAAGTCAAATTAGTAATCTTTCGTTCCGGAGATCTCATTAAGGCTTGAATTGTTGTCTGGTAAATTAGTTGATAAATTTGAAATTCAATTTGACCTAAATGATATTTTTCTCTTGCTAGTTCCGGACTTAGCTCTAAATTTGTTGGTCTAATGGCCTCATGGGCATCTTGATCGCCAGCAAATCCTTTAATACTTTTAGTAAAATATTTAGGTCCAAAATTTTTAATAATAAATTCTTTACCTTTTTCAATAAAAGTTTGACTTAGCCTTGTTGAATCAGTACGCGGATAGGAAATCAAACCATAATCGCCATAACCCTCATAAAGTTTTTGAAGCGCATTTGAGACACTAGCAGATGAATATTGTGACATTTTCTTAAAAATTGTCGCCTGTTTTAGCGGGATAACTTTTGGGTCCTTCCGGGTTGCTTTGCTATATTTTTTAAAAATTAGATAAGGATTTTCTTTAATTTCAGCAATTATCTCAGAAAGTTCTTCTTCTGAATTAATTCAGTTGACTTTCTTTGCCTCATTTTGTTGATTACAATAAATTGTATCAAAAAAATTACCATTTTCGTCATTAATTTTAACTTCTAAATTAAAATATTTTTCAGGTATAAATTCACGTATTTCTTTTTCACGGTCAAAAATAAGGCTTAGAGCAAATGATTGAACGCGACCTGCTGCCGGATTTTTAGGTGGATTTTTAATTTTATTTTTCAATAAGGCAGTTAGCCGAAATCCAATAATTCGATCTAACATTCGCCTTGTTTGTTGGGAATTTATTAAATTTTGATTAAGTTCACCAGGGTTTTCCAAGGCTTCGAGTATTGCTGTTTTGGTAATTTCGTTATATTTAATCCGTTGGTATTTATCAGTAATGGCTAAATGTTCGACAAGTGAAGCGCCAATTGCCTCGCCTTCGCGGTCGGCATCGGTGGCAATTATTACAGTTTTTGCTTGTTTTGCTAACTTTTTAATCTCATCAATTGTTTTTTTTTTGGTCTTGTCAAGAACATAAGATGGAGTTCAAGTGTTAATATCAATTCCTAAACCAAACTGTCCAGTTTTAGCAAGATTTGTGATATGACCGACGCAAGCTGTAACTTTATAACTTGAATCAAGATACGATGAAATTGTATTAATTTTATTAGGGGATTCGACAATAATTAATTTTTCCACGATTTTATAAATTTTTTAATTCTTTTCGTTTAATTTCTTTAAGACGAGCAGACTTTCCAGAACGTTTTTTCATATAATATAATTTCGCGCGGCGAACTTTATTTGACCGGATTACTTCAACTTTATCAACAAGAGGTGAATGTAATAAAAAAGTTCTTTCAACACCAACATTATGCGAAATTTTACGAACAACAAAATTGGAAGATAGCCCATTTTTTTTGAATTTAATTACAAGGCCTTCGAAAATTTGGATTCTAGTTTTATTACCTTCTTGAATCTTAAAATAAACCCTAACATTATCTCCTGGTTGGAATTGAGGATATAAACGGATTTGGCTTGATTCAAGAATTTCGATTAATTTTGCTTGCATTTTGAACTCCCTATTTTTAATTTGTTTTTAAAAAATTATAATGGAAAATTAATTTATTTTTTATTTTTTATTTTTAAAAATTTTTCTCATAAATCTGGTC
Protein-coding sequences here:
- the topA gene encoding type I DNA topoisomerase yields the protein MEKLIIVESPNKINTISSYLDSSYKVTACVGHITNLAKTGQFGLGIDINTWTPSYVLDKTKKKTIDEIKKLAKQAKTVIIATDADREGEAIGASLVEHLAITDKYQRIKYNEITKTAILEALENPGELNQNLINSQQTRRMLDRIIGFRLTALLKNKIKNPPKNPAAGRVQSFALSLIFDREKEIREFIPEKYFNLEVKINDENGNFFDTIYCNQQNEAKKVNWINSEEELSEIIAEIKENPYLIFKKYSKATRKDPKVIPLKQATIFKKMSQYSSASVSNALQKLYEGYGDYGLISYPRTDSTRLSQTFIEKGKEFIIKNFGPKYFTKSIKGFAGDQDAHEAIRPTNLELSPELAREKYHLGQIEFQIYQLIYQTTIQALMRSPERKITNLTFKTPIKDHIFSYSYSEFTFDGYYKATEKPSLKFKPEFSDIESLISKKFQVDKNFDNSIKSSLHQTKPPAHFRDGTLIEKLDDEKVGRPSTFAISVKKLKDHLYVDSESKSLVLSDFGKIVYENLKIISPEIIDAKFTAQVEEELDLIAQGKQDYKKYLDSMWSKIENTIEKAVEVEKVIMEARTTGEKCTECDADLVYRYNRKTNQRFIGCSSFPNCRFIKVDENAKKVYRFRKRNTKILTNK
- the rplS gene encoding 50S ribosomal protein L19, with amino-acid sequence MQAKLIEILESSQIRLYPQFQPGDNVRVYFKIQEGNKTRIQIFEGLVIKFKKNGLSSNFVVRKISHNVGVERTFLLHSPLVDKVEVIRSNKVRRAKLYYMKKRSGKSARLKEIKRKELKNL